Within Sorangiineae bacterium MSr11367, the genomic segment GAAGATTACGCAACGACAATTTCGTGTCGGTCGACTTGTGCAGCTTTTGCTCTATTTGGCGGCTTTCGCTACCCAACCGACATTCGATTGGAGGGAGACGAGCCCGGCGAGGTCGGCCGCTTTAAAGTAGAGGGATTCGCTCGAGGGCGCCGCCGCCGAAGACTGTGTCGAGATCGAGATGTTCGAGGTGCACGTAGCCGGTGTGGCAGCGGCATACGGATTTGGGGCACGGCCGGGCGGACAAGCGCGATTCGAAATCGGCCTCGTACAGGTTTCCCAGTGGTTCGTCGACGAAGTGACAGCGACGGATGGTCCCTTCACCGTCCACGGCAATGACCGAGGAGCCGGTCCGGCATGCACGGCCACGGCTACGATGATTGGTCACATTTATGCCGAAAAGCGGGTCGATCGCCGTGATTCGCGCGAGGTCCACGGGATCGTAATACCGGCCGAGCTCCTTTACGGCGTTGACCCATAGGTAAACTTCGGGGGGCAATTGGCGTCGTAGATCCTCGATGCGTGGAAGATGTTCTTTGACTCCGACGGCGCCAACGCTAAAGCGCACTCCCTTTTCGACGAGGGTGCGGCAGCGGGAGAGGAAGCTATCCGTACGCACCTCCGTGGGGTGGTACGTCACCCACAGGGCGAGCCGGGAAAGGTTGCAGGCGTGCAACCAATCGGGTGAAAACGAGAGGTTCGTTTGGATGGCCACGCGCCGGACGTGGCTCGCGTGCGACAATATGGCGAGCGCATCACGGTAAGCCGCGTGAACCAGCGCTTCTCCCCATGGTGTGAAGAGAATGGAGATCGCATAGGAGCGATCGGGCTGCGTGCACCATGCAACGAACCGCCGGAGTGCGCGGCGGTCGCCCTCCAGTTCGGCGGCGGATTCGTGACGTTTGGCGAATGGACAATACGTGCAGCCGTAGTTGCAACTCGATAGCGGACCGCGGTACAAGATGCTCAGGTGCTCGAGGCTCGTCATCGGAGTACGTAGAGTGCCATTTTGGAGCGCACTTCCGGCGACGCGAGCCAGGGACCAATGGCGTCGGAAAGCTCGACGCCCGCGTTCGTCAGGGTGAGGCACCGAGCGTCCGTCTGGCGCTCGGCCAGCGCATGGGCGACGAGTTCGGCGAGTTCGGGAAAGTCGTGCTCGGCGTCGCCACCGAATCGCATGGCGTACGCCCGAGCATCGAGACCGTCGGCGAGAAGCGAGAGGATGACGAAGCGACGCCGTTGCTCGCGATCGTCGAGAACGAATCCATAGCGGGTCTCGGAGAACGAGTCGTCGGTGCGGGCGACGTAGGCCTCGAGGATCTCTTGCACCCCGCGCGCGCCGACGGCGTATTCATCGGAGTAGTGGAGTCGGGTGGTGTAGGAGCGCGCGCCGCACCCAAGGCCGACCATGCCGTCGGTTTGGCAGCAATAGACGGGGCCATTGGAGGAGGGGGCGTTGCGTGCGCGAAACATGCGCATGGAGATACGTTCATATCCGGCGCCGGCGAGGAATGCGCAGCCGTGGCGGTAGAGGGCAAGTCGGGTGTCGTCCGGCTCGACACCCGCGTGGCGCTCCAAGCCGGTGCGAGCGCGCACGTAAAGAGGATAAAGGTAGATTTCCTCGGGATGGTATTCGAGGGCCGCTCGGAGGCTGGCCTCGAACGAGGCATGGTTCTGGCCTGGAATGCCGTACATCAAATCGATGTTCAACGTGGGGAATCCCGCCGAGCGGATGCGCTCGAGGGCGCCTCGCACGGCGGTGGCGCGCTGTGGCCGCAATAAGTGTTTCGCCTCGGCGTCGAGGAACGATTGAACGCCAATGCTGATGCGGTCCACTCCGCGCTCGCGAAGGACACCAAGCCGCTCGCGGGTGGCCGTTTCCGGTGACGTTTCCGCCGAAGTGGGAAGACCTGCCCGAGCGCCCATGGTGTGATCCATGACGTCGAAGATGCGATGGAGCGCGGGCGGGTCGAGGAAGGTAGGGGTGCCACCGCCCATGGCGCGGCGAGCGAAATGTATGGGGCCGATGGCGTCACGAACGCGGGTGGCTTGGCGCTCCAGGGTGGAGAGGTAGGCGGTGATGAGTTCGGCCTGGGGGCGCGCGCGGGTGAAAAGGTTGCAAAAGCCGCAGCGCATCTCGCAAAAGGGAATATGCACGTAGAGAAAGCCCGCATGGCGCCGCTCGGAGGCCCACGCCTCGTCGAGTGCGATGGGGGCTGGCAACATGCGATACGCCGTCTTGTGCGGATAGGCGTAGACGTAACTCTGGTACGGATTGCGCAGGAATCGATGGGCGAGCGTCACGGCAGGAGCACCTCCGCGTAAGGTACCGTCCACACCGAAGCATGCGCGATGCGGTGGCCCCGGTAGCCGTCGTCGCCGTAGGCCGTACCGTGGTCGGACATGAAGATGACGAGTGTGGGGCCGCGGCGTTCCAGAATGGCCATGAGGGAAGGGAGATGCGTGTCCACGTATTCCAATGCGGCGCCGTGTGTCTCGATGGAATCGGTGCGCGCGCCGGGAAGGTAATGATGATTCGGTCGATGAATGGCCGATACGTTGAGAAAGAGCAGCCGGCGCCGGTCGGGCGGAAGGTCGCGGGTGAGGCGATCGACGAGTGTGATTTGATGCTCGAACGAGCGGCGTTCGCCGACATGGAAGGCGCGCGACCAATGACTCTCGGTGAACAGGCCGGGAAGGACGCTCCCCAGGGGATTCTCTTTGCTGAAGAAGCCGACCCCTCCGATGCAGACGGTGTGGTAGCCGCGCGCAGCGAGTCCGGAGACGATGTCCGGGCCGTCGAGCACGCACGTCTCGGGGCCGACCGTCTCACTCCGTGCGAATCGAAGTGCGAAAAGGCGTGTGTGCCGGCCGGGTCGTGCGGGGGTGGGGAAGAAGCCGGCGAAGATGGCATGGTGCGCGGCGTAGGTGAACGAGCCGGGCGAGTGGCGTTCTTCCCAGCCTTTGGGGCCGAGCCGTGCGGCGAAGTTCGGCGTGCGGCCGGCGGCGAGTGCGCGGCTGGCGACGTCGTAGCGAAGGGTATCCAATGTCACCAGGACGATGTCGTGGGTGCCCACGATGGTGTTCATCCTCAGCATGGGGCCATCTCCGTGAGCTGGGCCTCGTAGGGGTCTTCGCCGTCGTGCAGAGCGCCGCGGAGCAAGTCGCCAAAGGCATTCATCTCGAGCACGGCGATGCGGCGAGGATCCGGCTCCACCAAAAGATCGACGCCGACGGCGAGGCTGTTGGGGAATGTCTTCGAGGCCTTCTCCGCGGTGGCGACCGCGCGCGCCCAGGCCGAGTCACCTATTTTGGCGCGCAATCGCTCGGGGTCGGCCCGGCGCGCGCCGATATGCAAATTGGTAATTGGACCGTGGCCCGCCCGCGCGACGACGTGCCGGGCCCGCCCGGCGATGACCAGGATGCGTAAATCGACGGGGCGGTTGTCCAGGCCAATTTTGGGCAGCCACGCTTCGATGTGCAGGCCCTCGCACGCGAGGGTTTCGTAGATGGCCGCGAGGGCGCGCACATCGCGGTAAAAGAGGAGGCGCTTCGAATTGTACAATTTGGAACCGGAGCGCTCCACCGTCGTGAGGGCGTGGACTCCGCGCGCATCGGCGTGAAGCGCGACGACGCCGCTGGCGCTGGAGCCATGCGCCAGTTTGACGAAGACGCGCGGCATGCCTTGCTCGCGCATCCTGACGAGCAGCGCCTCGAACGTGTCCGGCGCGGGAAAAGCCGGCGGCACCGGAACCGCGTGGGACATCAAGTGGCGATGGCAATGCCGCTTGTCGAACATGCAGGCAATGTCGGACGGATGGCCCATGGTGCGCCCCGCGGGAAGCAGGGGCGCGATGTCCTGCAGAACACGGCACAGGCCGAGGTACCACGCTCGGACGTGCCGCAATCGTCCGCGCTCGAAGGCGAGAGGTTCGTCGTGGGTGCCGCCGCCGGCGCGCACCAATGCGGCAAACGATTCGAAGCTCGAACCGGGCGACTCGATGCGAACCAAGGTGCCCGAGCGCACGTGGGCCGCGAGTGCGCCGGGGCCGTGCTCGCTTAGTTCACGGTATGAAACGACGGTGGGCTGCGGCCATCCGCGGCGCTGCACG encodes:
- a CDS encoding STM4011 family radical SAM protein, which gives rise to MTSLEHLSILYRGPLSSCNYGCTYCPFAKRHESAAELEGDRRALRRFVAWCTQPDRSYAISILFTPWGEALVHAAYRDALAILSHASHVRRVAIQTNLSFSPDWLHACNLSRLALWVTYHPTEVRTDSFLSRCRTLVEKGVRFSVGAVGVKEHLPRIEDLRRQLPPEVYLWVNAVKELGRYYDPVDLARITAIDPLFGINVTNHRSRGRACRTGSSVIAVDGEGTIRRCHFVDEPLGNLYEADFESRLSARPCPKSVCRCHTGYVHLEHLDLDTVFGGGALERIPLL
- a CDS encoding STM4012 family radical SAM protein, translated to MTLAHRFLRNPYQSYVYAYPHKTAYRMLPAPIALDEAWASERRHAGFLYVHIPFCEMRCGFCNLFTRARPQAELITAYLSTLERQATRVRDAIGPIHFARRAMGGGTPTFLDPPALHRIFDVMDHTMGARAGLPTSAETSPETATRERLGVLRERGVDRISIGVQSFLDAEAKHLLRPQRATAVRGALERIRSAGFPTLNIDLMYGIPGQNHASFEASLRAALEYHPEEIYLYPLYVRARTGLERHAGVEPDDTRLALYRHGCAFLAGAGYERISMRMFRARNAPSSNGPVYCCQTDGMVGLGCGARSYTTRLHYSDEYAVGARGVQEILEAYVARTDDSFSETRYGFVLDDREQRRRFVILSLLADGLDARAYAMRFGGDAEHDFPELAELVAHALAERQTDARCLTLTNAGVELSDAIGPWLASPEVRSKMALYVLR
- a CDS encoding STM4014 family protein — protein: MTIGTAPSRSECVVIGSPGDERIERFQSAVQRRGWPQPTVVSYRELSEHGPGALAAHVRSGTLVRIESPGSSFESFAALVRAGGGTHDEPLAFERGRLRHVRAWYLGLCRVLQDIAPLLPAGRTMGHPSDIACMFDKRHCHRHLMSHAVPVPPAFPAPDTFEALLVRMREQGMPRVFVKLAHGSSASGVVALHADARGVHALTTVERSGSKLYNSKRLLFYRDVRALAAIYETLACEGLHIEAWLPKIGLDNRPVDLRILVIAGRARHVVARAGHGPITNLHIGARRADPERLRAKIGDSAWARAVATAEKASKTFPNSLAVGVDLLVEPDPRRIAVLEMNAFGDLLRGALHDGEDPYEAQLTEMAPC
- a CDS encoding STM4013/SEN3800 family hydrolase; amino-acid sequence: MLRMNTIVGTHDIVLVTLDTLRYDVASRALAAGRTPNFAARLGPKGWEERHSPGSFTYAAHHAIFAGFFPTPARPGRHTRLFALRFARSETVGPETCVLDGPDIVSGLAARGYHTVCIGGVGFFSKENPLGSVLPGLFTESHWSRAFHVGERRSFEHQITLVDRLTRDLPPDRRRLLFLNVSAIHRPNHHYLPGARTDSIETHGAALEYVDTHLPSLMAILERRGPTLVIFMSDHGTAYGDDGYRGHRIAHASVWTVPYAEVLLP